GAGCCTCTCTCGCAGCGCCACGCGGCATCATCTGCGCGTCCTGGAACGGAACGGGCTGATCGCCGCCCTGGGTACGATGACGCCCCGAGGGGTAGGCCGCCCGGGCCTGCTCTACGGGCTCACCGCGCACGCGCTCGACGCCTTTCCACATGGGTACGATCGGCTGGCGGAGCGCCTGCTCCGCGAGATGAAGGAGACGCTCTCCGCCGCCCAGGTCGTCCAATGCTGTGAGCGCATGGGGCGGGAGATGGCCGCCGAGGCGCCGAGACGCATCCCTGGGCAGCCCATCGACGCCTTCCTGCAGGACCTCGTCGTTTACCTCACCCAGCACGGCTACCTGGCCCGAATCGTCCAGGACGGCGGCCAACGATATCTGGAGCTGGGGAACTGCCCTTACGCCCGTGTGGTGGAAAAGCATCCCGAGGTCTGCACGCTGGACCAGGCCATGTTGCGAGAACTCCTGACGGAGAAGATCCGCCCCGTCCACCTTTGGACGGGCGGCGGGCAAACAT
The Chloroflexota bacterium DNA segment above includes these coding regions:
- a CDS encoding ArsR family transcriptional regulator; the protein is MHGLWYNGVTQRDEANGYSVDSKEHILEILKQDGPMTVGDLAKRLSLSRSATRHHLRVLERNGLIAALGTMTPRGVGRPGLLYGLTAHALDAFPHGYDRLAERLLREMKETLSAAQVVQCCERMGREMAAEAPRRIPGQPIDAFLQDLVVYLTQHGYLARIVQDGGQRYLELGNCPYARVVEKHPEVCTLDQAMLRELLTEKIRPVHLWTGGGQTCRFAIPPSTTPSP